Below is a window of Streptomyces sp. NBC_00223 DNA.
CATCGCCGACTGGACGTTCGCCCAGAAGGCCGCCAAAGCCATCGACGACCAGGGCTTCAAGCCGTAGATCGGAGGCCTCCATGCTCAGCGAGGAGAACAACGAACTCCTGACCCGGACCGGGCCGGGCACACCGGGCGGGCGACTGCTCCGCCAGTACTGGCAGCCGATCGCCCTCGGCTCCGAGGTCGGCGCCGGATCGGCCGACCCGGTCCCGCTCACCGTGATGAGCGAGGAACTTGTGCTCTTCCGGGACGAGCACGGTGAACTGGGACTGCTGGGACGCCACTGTCCGCACCGCGGAGCCGACCTCAGCTACGGACGGATCGAGGACGGCGGGCTGCGGTGCATTTACCACGGCTGGCTCTGGGAACGCGGAGGGCGGTGTCTTCAGCAGCCCGGTGAGCCCGCGGGCAGCCGTCTGTTCGAACGGGTCAGGAACACCTCCTACCCGGTGCGGGAGGCCGGTGGTCTCGTCTTCGCCTTCATGGGCGAGGGCGAACCGCCGGAGTTCCCCGGATACGGCTTCATGGCGGCCGACGAGGACCACCTGGCCGTCATGAAGGTCCGTCTCTCGTGCAACTACCTCCAGGCCAACGAGGGCAATCTGGACCCGCAGCACCTGTCGTTCCTCCATGGACGTCTCGACACCTTCGACATCCACCGGGCGGACCCGACACCCTCGATCTACGTCGAACCGTGCGCGTACGGGACGCGCATCATCGCCACCCGTGAGGTCAACGACGCGCTGCTGGTGCGGGTCTCGAACTTCATCACACCGAACGCCAGCTCGTTCCCGACCCCGGCCT
It encodes the following:
- a CDS encoding Rieske 2Fe-2S domain-containing protein, encoding MLSEENNELLTRTGPGTPGGRLLRQYWQPIALGSEVGAGSADPVPLTVMSEELVLFRDEHGELGLLGRHCPHRGADLSYGRIEDGGLRCIYHGWLWERGGRCLQQPGEPAGSRLFERVRNTSYPVREAGGLVFAFMGEGEPPEFPGYGFMAADEDHLAVMKVRLSCNYLQANEGNLDPQHLSFLHGRLDTFDIHRADPTPSIYVEPCAYGTRIIATREVNDALLVRVSNFITPNASSFPTPACEPGGYQLHWHVPVDDSTHVKFVVQFTVGAPIDRDRAVRFDPEEMNGDYSLKRTAANRYRQDRSSMSEHWFAGLGSNFEVHDAYAVQSQGVVQARTIEHLGSTDKAVIAARRVLIGQVQAIVRGEAPEVCAIPMSEPPLTAAVNLPLGSDWRDWLARAVDGETATTSGPSENARS